The Paraburkholderia sabiae genome includes a region encoding these proteins:
- a CDS encoding ABC transporter permease — protein sequence MATPIDAQSASTAAVQPRRKRRGLVRFMRNKAAVFGAFLVALIVVMAVFAPWLTQYDPVQASFMTVRQAPSAAHWFGTDELGRDVLSRLLYGARASLLAGVVSVGIAVVLGVPLGLLAGYFGKLVDGVISRIADALLSIPFLILAIALSAFLGPSLTNAMAAIGISAMPRFIRLTRGQAISVKAEEYVEGARAIGLDHARIILRYILPNVLPPIIVQASLTVASAIIAEASLSFLGLGQLPPAPSWGSMLNTAKDFVSQAPWMSIFPGIAIFLAVLGFNLLGDGLRDALDPRES from the coding sequence ATGGCTACTCCTATTGACGCGCAATCAGCTTCGACTGCCGCTGTGCAGCCGCGCCGCAAGCGCCGCGGACTCGTGCGCTTCATGCGCAACAAGGCGGCCGTGTTCGGCGCGTTTCTCGTCGCGCTGATCGTCGTGATGGCCGTGTTCGCGCCGTGGCTCACGCAGTACGACCCCGTGCAGGCGAGCTTCATGACCGTGCGCCAGGCGCCGTCGGCGGCACACTGGTTCGGCACCGACGAACTCGGCCGCGACGTGCTGAGCCGTCTGCTGTATGGCGCGCGAGCCTCGCTGCTGGCGGGCGTGGTGTCGGTCGGCATTGCCGTCGTGCTCGGCGTGCCGCTCGGCCTGCTCGCGGGTTATTTCGGCAAGCTCGTCGACGGCGTGATTTCGCGTATCGCCGACGCATTGCTTTCGATTCCGTTCCTGATTCTCGCCATCGCGTTGAGTGCGTTTCTCGGCCCGAGCCTGACGAACGCGATGGCGGCGATCGGCATTTCGGCGATGCCGCGCTTCATCCGCCTGACGCGCGGACAGGCGATCAGCGTGAAGGCCGAAGAGTATGTGGAAGGCGCGCGGGCGATCGGTCTCGATCACGCGCGCATCATCCTGCGGTACATTCTGCCGAACGTGCTGCCGCCCATCATCGTGCAGGCGAGTCTCACGGTGGCGAGCGCGATCATCGCCGAAGCGAGCCTGTCGTTCCTCGGCCTCGGACAATTGCCGCCCGCGCCGTCGTGGGGATCGATGCTCAATACCGCGAAGGACTTCGTGAGCCAGGCGCCGTGGATGTCGATCTTTCCCGGCATCGCGATCTTCCTGGCCGTGCTCGGCTTCAACCTGCTCGGGGACGGTCTGCGCGATGCGCTGGACCCGCGCGAGTCCTGA
- a CDS encoding RNA polymerase sigma-70 factor has product MEADALEFNQLRPRLQKIAYRMLGSVAEAEDIVQDVWLRWHSAERAGIDNAEAWLVSVTTRMSIDRLRAAKIQREHYTGIWLPEPEMTDSPATPEEMTERADDVSVAFLMLLERLTPEARAAFLLREVFDADYDEVANAIGKTEAACRQLVSRAKAQLRDERPRYAVPRETHRQLLQSFAQALERADFHAINAFLAEDAILIGDGGGKVTSFPKPMVGGRRIAQLFYAALRRYPGRVHVKLVTLNGRPAFLRFIEGQLESAQTFETDGERIVKIHVQRNPDKLMRIAAVHGTF; this is encoded by the coding sequence ATGGAAGCCGACGCTCTCGAATTCAATCAGCTTCGCCCGCGCTTGCAAAAGATCGCATACCGGATGCTCGGATCAGTCGCCGAAGCCGAAGACATCGTCCAGGACGTCTGGCTTCGCTGGCATTCCGCCGAGCGCGCGGGCATCGACAACGCGGAAGCGTGGCTCGTATCGGTGACGACGCGCATGTCCATCGACCGCTTGCGGGCCGCGAAAATCCAGCGCGAACACTACACGGGTATCTGGCTGCCCGAGCCTGAAATGACGGATTCGCCCGCGACGCCCGAGGAAATGACGGAGCGCGCGGACGATGTCTCCGTTGCGTTCCTGATGCTGCTCGAACGCCTCACGCCGGAAGCCCGCGCAGCCTTCCTGCTGCGCGAAGTCTTCGACGCGGACTACGACGAAGTCGCCAACGCGATCGGCAAGACGGAAGCCGCCTGTCGTCAGCTGGTGAGCCGCGCAAAGGCACAGCTGCGCGACGAACGGCCGCGCTACGCGGTGCCGCGCGAGACGCATCGCCAGTTGTTGCAGAGCTTTGCGCAGGCATTGGAACGCGCGGACTTCCACGCGATCAACGCCTTCCTCGCCGAAGACGCGATCCTGATCGGCGATGGCGGCGGCAAGGTGACGAGCTTCCCGAAACCGATGGTGGGCGGCCGGCGCATCGCGCAGCTTTTCTATGCGGCCTTGCGCCGCTATCCGGGCCGCGTTCATGTCAAGCTCGTGACGCTCAACGGTCGGCCGGCGTTTCTGCGGTTTATCGAAGGCCAGCTCGAATCCGCACAAACGTTCGAGACGGACGGCGAGCGTATCGTCAAGATCCACGTGCAGCGCAATCCCGACAAGCTGATGCGTATCGCCGCCGTGCACGGCACATTCTGA
- a CDS encoding VTT domain-containing protein: MWHFPTAIPASLGPWAVFLSVLVTQLGVPVPAAPMLMLAGTMAAMGQVSYAAVFCAAVCATLLADSLWFFVGRVRGRRLLNGLVRFSLSLDTTLRMARGVFERHGAPILTLAKFLPGLGLISAPLLGTTAIAPAVFLLWDAVGASLWTGVYLIGGAALHDQIVQAMLLVRHNGGTIFDAFAAICVTVLLYRWVRRTQFRRWLAKMRISPDQLDTMMRSDAPPLIFDARPRSVREQESFRIAGAYPLDLDSPEKLDATLLAHPIVVYCVCPSEATAKRIIGQLHRKGIHHARALKGGLDAWEKRGYPVEPLPADFYTSLERFGLEVPEGEYTVRATMPG, from the coding sequence GTGTGGCACTTCCCCACCGCCATCCCCGCTTCACTCGGCCCCTGGGCCGTCTTCCTCAGCGTGCTGGTCACGCAACTCGGCGTCCCCGTACCTGCCGCGCCGATGCTAATGCTCGCCGGCACGATGGCGGCGATGGGCCAGGTCTCGTATGCCGCCGTCTTCTGCGCGGCCGTCTGCGCGACGCTGCTCGCCGATTCGCTATGGTTCTTCGTCGGCCGCGTGCGCGGGCGGCGGCTCCTCAACGGGCTCGTGCGCTTCTCGCTGTCGCTCGATACGACGCTGCGCATGGCGCGCGGTGTCTTCGAACGGCACGGCGCGCCGATTCTCACGCTCGCCAAATTCCTGCCCGGCCTCGGTCTGATCTCCGCGCCATTGCTCGGTACGACAGCCATCGCGCCCGCCGTCTTCCTGCTGTGGGATGCCGTCGGCGCTTCGTTGTGGACGGGCGTGTACCTGATCGGCGGCGCGGCGCTGCACGACCAGATCGTGCAGGCGATGCTGCTCGTCCGGCACAACGGCGGCACGATTTTCGACGCGTTCGCCGCGATCTGCGTGACCGTGCTGTTGTATCGCTGGGTGCGGCGCACGCAGTTCCGGCGCTGGCTCGCGAAAATGCGCATCAGCCCCGATCAACTCGACACGATGATGCGCTCCGACGCGCCGCCGCTGATCTTCGATGCACGGCCGCGCAGTGTCCGCGAACAAGAGTCCTTTCGGATTGCAGGCGCCTATCCGCTCGATCTCGACTCGCCCGAGAAACTCGACGCCACGCTGCTCGCGCATCCCATCGTCGTGTATTGCGTGTGTCCGAGCGAAGCGACGGCCAAGCGCATCATCGGGCAACTGCATCGCAAGGGCATTCATCACGCGCGCGCGCTGAAGGGCGGGCTCGATGCGTGGGAGAAGCGCGGCTATCCCGTCGAACCGCTGCCCGCCGATTTCTACACGTCGCTGGAACGGTTCGGCCTCGAAGTGCCGGAAGGCGAATACACCGTCCGCGCGACGATGCCGGGCTGA
- a CDS encoding cupin domain-containing protein, translated as MFRSKSIAAVLLLATSALMGQARAAAPEAIVTPVMTQPLDDYPGKEALMIVVEYPPGAADPVHRHHAHGFIYVLEGTIVMQVKGGKEVTLKPGQSFYEGPNDVHTVGRNASKTKPAKFLVLLLKDKGAPVLVPEK; from the coding sequence ATGTTTCGCTCGAAGAGTATTGCCGCAGTCCTGCTCCTTGCGACGAGCGCCTTGATGGGCCAGGCCCGCGCCGCGGCCCCCGAGGCGATCGTCACGCCCGTCATGACGCAGCCGCTCGACGACTATCCCGGCAAGGAAGCGCTGATGATCGTCGTCGAATATCCGCCCGGCGCGGCGGACCCGGTGCATCGGCACCATGCGCACGGCTTTATCTATGTGCTGGAAGGCACGATCGTGATGCAGGTGAAGGGCGGCAAGGAAGTCACGCTGAAGCCGGGACAGTCCTTCTACGAAGGTCCGAACGATGTTCATACGGTCGGCCGCAACGCAAGCAAGACGAAGCCGGCGAAGTTTCTCGTGCTGCTGCTGAAGGACAAGGGCGCGCCCGTTCTCGTGCCCGAGAAGTAA
- a CDS encoding sterol desaturase family protein: MENLGKIVLFGTAFVVVASLIEAAVLSRKNRNSSAPFAWYEVWISLFDLAARRLMAFLPLSLATPVFSLAWDHRLFTVQINSALMVLALFIGQEFCYYWYHRVSHRVRFFWATHAVHHSPNQLTLSTAYRLGVTGKLTGSAMFFAPLVFLGVRPEVVMTTLYINLLYQFWLHTTWVPKLGWLEYVFNTPSAHRVHHASNVDYLDANYGGVLIIFDRLFGTYIEERADEPCRYGLVTPTTSRNPFVVEFEHWATLIRDVFTAKSVWIAINHVIQPPGWLPDGGGETTEELRRKGKTVQAGCEAVNG; this comes from the coding sequence ATGGAAAACCTCGGAAAAATCGTTCTCTTCGGAACTGCCTTCGTCGTCGTTGCGTCGCTGATCGAAGCAGCCGTGCTCAGCCGGAAAAACCGCAACTCGTCTGCACCGTTCGCGTGGTACGAAGTCTGGATTTCACTCTTCGATCTCGCTGCACGCCGGCTGATGGCATTCTTGCCGCTCTCGCTCGCGACACCCGTCTTCTCGCTCGCATGGGACCATCGCCTGTTCACCGTGCAGATCAACAGCGCGCTGATGGTGCTGGCGCTCTTCATCGGACAGGAGTTCTGCTACTACTGGTATCACCGCGTATCGCACCGCGTGCGGTTCTTCTGGGCCACACACGCCGTGCATCACTCGCCGAACCAGTTGACGCTGTCCACCGCGTATCGTCTCGGCGTCACAGGCAAGCTGACCGGCTCGGCGATGTTCTTTGCGCCGCTCGTGTTCCTCGGCGTGCGTCCTGAAGTCGTGATGACGACGCTCTACATCAACCTGCTGTACCAGTTCTGGCTGCACACGACGTGGGTGCCGAAGCTCGGCTGGCTCGAATATGTGTTCAACACGCCGTCCGCACATCGTGTGCACCATGCATCGAATGTCGATTATCTCGATGCGAACTACGGCGGCGTGCTGATCATCTTCGACCGCCTGTTCGGTACCTACATCGAAGAACGCGCCGACGAACCTTGCCGCTACGGTCTCGTTACGCCGACCACCTCGCGCAATCCGTTCGTCGTCGAGTTCGAGCACTGGGCCACGCTGATCCGCGATGTGTTCACGGCGAAGAGTGTGTGGATCGCGATCAATCACGTGATCCAGCCGCCGGGATGGCTGCCTGACGGCGGTGGCGAAACGACGGAAGAACTGCGCCGCAAAGGCAAGACAGTGCAAGCCGGATGCGAGGCCGTCAACGGCTAA
- a CDS encoding porin — MKKSSLALALLGAFTVSAHAQSSVTLYGLLDTGLVYTNNQLGHSNWQMVSSSTQNTVFGLKGSEDLGGGLHAVFKIEQGFLLNNGAQAFSGDAFGSQAWVGLQSDPYGTLTFGRQFDVMNDLVGPLTAEFNTWGGSMAAHPFENDNLAANSVVVNNTVKYTSPTYHGVTFATMYGFSNKAGDFANNRSYGFGLSYAMGPLNLAAGYLQFNNAGNSTGAITSSDASANFIAERQRIWSLGGNYTFGPATVGLVWSHTQIDNASGVFSFGTGTYLGSNDSSAGTLAGSLRLDNYEVNAKYALTPALSVSGAYTYTHGAYNGSAPGWNTAMLQTDYAVSKRTDFYLEGVYQNVHGAPADSVLSHAMINTLSPSSTDSQVAVTVGMRHAF; from the coding sequence ATGAAGAAATCCTCACTCGCCCTCGCACTCCTCGGAGCTTTTACCGTATCGGCGCATGCGCAAAGCAGCGTGACGCTTTACGGTCTGCTCGACACCGGTCTCGTGTACACCAACAACCAGCTGGGTCACAGCAACTGGCAGATGGTGAGCAGCTCGACGCAGAACACGGTGTTCGGTCTCAAGGGATCGGAAGATCTCGGCGGCGGACTGCATGCCGTCTTCAAGATCGAGCAGGGCTTTCTGTTGAACAACGGCGCGCAGGCATTCTCCGGCGATGCGTTCGGTTCGCAGGCGTGGGTCGGTCTTCAAAGCGATCCGTATGGCACGTTGACGTTCGGCCGCCAGTTCGACGTGATGAACGACCTCGTCGGTCCGCTGACGGCAGAGTTCAACACGTGGGGCGGCAGCATGGCCGCGCATCCGTTCGAGAACGACAATCTCGCGGCGAATTCCGTCGTCGTCAACAACACCGTGAAGTACACGAGCCCGACGTATCACGGCGTGACGTTCGCGACGATGTACGGCTTCAGCAACAAGGCGGGCGACTTCGCGAACAATCGCTCGTATGGCTTTGGGCTGTCGTATGCAATGGGTCCGCTGAACCTTGCAGCGGGCTACCTGCAATTCAATAACGCGGGCAACAGCACGGGCGCGATCACATCGTCCGATGCGAGCGCGAACTTCATCGCGGAACGTCAGCGCATCTGGTCGCTTGGCGGCAACTACACGTTCGGCCCGGCAACTGTCGGCCTGGTGTGGAGCCACACGCAGATCGACAACGCGTCGGGCGTGTTCTCGTTCGGCACGGGCACCTATCTCGGCTCGAACGATTCGTCGGCGGGAACGCTGGCCGGTTCGCTGCGTCTCGACAACTACGAGGTGAACGCAAAGTACGCGCTTACGCCTGCATTGAGCGTGTCGGGTGCGTACACGTACACGCATGGCGCGTATAACGGCTCGGCGCCCGGCTGGAACACGGCGATGCTGCAAACGGATTACGCCGTCAGCAAGCGCACCGACTTCTACCTCGAAGGCGTGTATCAGAACGTGCATGGCGCACCGGCAGATTCGGTGCTGTCGCACGCGATGATCAATACGCTGTCGCCGTCGTCGACGGATTCGCAAGTGGCCGTGACTGTGGGTATGCGCCACGCGTTCTGA
- a CDS encoding ABC transporter permease: MLRIIANRMLVAVPTLILVSMLIFGLQKLLPGDPVLAMAGEDQDAQVIATLRVKYHLDQPVPTQYALWVRDVAHGDLGSSLRTDVPVRSLIAQKLPVTIQLAVMAMILAIGIGIPAGVISAASRGGPLDHAANIFALSGMSIPNFWLGIMLIFIVSVRWHLLPSSGYVPPGEDFWLSIKTMLMPAFVLGAALGAQLMRHTRSAMLGVLRTDYIRTARAKGLLRGAVVVKHAFRNALIPIVTVLALLFGELLAGAVLTEQVFTIPGFGKLVVDAVFNRDYPVVQGVVLVTALAFIVVNLCADVLYILLNPRLRRS, encoded by the coding sequence ATGCTGCGGATCATCGCGAATCGCATGCTGGTGGCCGTGCCGACGCTGATTCTGGTGTCGATGCTGATCTTCGGCCTGCAAAAGCTGCTGCCGGGCGACCCCGTGCTCGCGATGGCGGGCGAAGATCAGGACGCGCAGGTCATCGCAACATTGCGCGTGAAGTATCACCTCGATCAGCCCGTGCCGACGCAGTACGCGCTGTGGGTCCGCGACGTCGCGCACGGCGATCTCGGTTCGTCGCTGCGCACGGACGTGCCCGTGCGCTCGCTGATCGCGCAGAAGCTGCCCGTCACGATCCAGCTCGCGGTGATGGCGATGATCCTCGCAATCGGCATCGGCATTCCGGCAGGCGTGATTTCGGCGGCGAGCCGCGGCGGGCCGCTCGATCACGCAGCGAACATCTTCGCGTTGTCGGGCATGTCGATCCCGAACTTCTGGCTTGGCATCATGCTGATTTTCATCGTGTCGGTGCGCTGGCATCTGCTGCCGTCGTCGGGCTACGTGCCGCCGGGCGAGGACTTCTGGCTCAGCATCAAGACGATGCTGATGCCCGCCTTCGTGCTGGGCGCGGCGCTCGGCGCGCAACTGATGCGCCACACGCGCAGCGCGATGCTCGGCGTCCTGCGCACCGACTACATCCGCACCGCGCGCGCGAAGGGGCTGCTGCGTGGTGCCGTCGTCGTCAAGCATGCGTTCCGCAATGCACTGATTCCGATTGTCACCGTGCTCGCGCTGCTGTTCGGCGAACTGCTCGCGGGCGCCGTGCTGACGGAGCAGGTGTTCACGATTCCCGGCTTCGGCAAGCTCGTCGTCGATGCCGTGTTCAATCGCGATTACCCCGTCGTGCAAGGTGTCGTGCTCGTGACCGCGCTCGCGTTCATCGTCGTGAATCTGTGCGCGGATGTGCTGTATATCCTGCTCAACCCGAGACTGAGGCGCAGTTGA
- a CDS encoding carboxymuconolactone decarboxylase family protein: MTQRINYFQQSPELCKKFMEFSNTLKDCAIEESIRDLVNIRASQMNGCGFCLDMHAKEARIHGERELRLHHVAIWRESTLFSPRERAALAWTEVLTKLPEHGVPDEIYERVRGQFSEKELSDLTFEVMAINGWNRANVAFKMVPGSSDKAFGLDKANLA, translated from the coding sequence ATGACGCAGCGTATCAACTACTTTCAGCAATCGCCGGAGTTGTGCAAGAAGTTTATGGAGTTCAGCAATACGCTGAAGGACTGCGCAATCGAAGAATCGATCCGCGATCTCGTCAACATCCGCGCCTCGCAAATGAACGGCTGCGGCTTCTGCCTCGACATGCACGCGAAAGAAGCGCGCATTCACGGCGAGCGTGAATTGCGCCTGCATCATGTGGCAATCTGGCGCGAGTCGACGCTGTTCTCGCCGCGTGAACGCGCCGCGCTCGCATGGACGGAAGTGCTGACGAAGCTGCCCGAGCATGGCGTGCCCGACGAAATCTATGAGCGCGTGCGCGGCCAGTTCTCCGAGAAGGAATTGTCGGACCTCACGTTCGAAGTGATGGCCATCAACGGCTGGAACCGCGCGAACGTCGCGTTCAAGATGGTGCCCGGTTCGTCCGACAAGGCATTCGGCCTCGACAAGGCGAACCTCGCCTGA
- a CDS encoding response regulator, which translates to MSAYKFKLLIVDDDVATVRIMSDMLSDYGERRFALSGEMALLLARQSTPDLILLDASMPGMTGFDFCEILKADSELAKIPVIFVTSHDAPALEIDAFRLGASDYVTKPLNATQLRARVETQLRKRLKILDQSESFRAGSFLPPTLGALPDNILIIESDPVRLSRLQDLLHDLGRCVSAATGAQGLERALHSLPTVILVEAALPDANGMQLCAALKKEPRLEGVPVLLMTEGANSEATDYEHALLDGLADSVLNHAYPTVLKARVKNAIASVHADQKRMGAIREYWLAVEKAARRVERKDGEGTVPE; encoded by the coding sequence ATGTCAGCGTACAAATTCAAGCTCCTGATCGTCGACGACGACGTCGCGACCGTGCGCATCATGAGCGATATGCTTTCTGATTACGGAGAACGGCGCTTTGCGCTGTCGGGTGAAATGGCGCTGCTCCTCGCGCGTCAATCGACTCCCGACCTCATCCTGCTCGACGCAAGCATGCCCGGCATGACCGGGTTCGACTTCTGCGAAATCCTCAAAGCCGACAGCGAACTCGCAAAGATCCCCGTGATCTTCGTCACCAGCCACGACGCGCCCGCACTCGAAATCGACGCCTTCCGCCTCGGTGCATCCGATTACGTCACGAAGCCTCTCAACGCCACACAATTGCGCGCGCGCGTCGAAACGCAGTTGCGAAAGCGTCTCAAGATACTCGATCAGTCGGAGAGCTTTCGCGCCGGTTCGTTCCTGCCGCCGACGCTCGGCGCGCTGCCCGACAACATCCTGATCATCGAAAGCGATCCTGTTCGCCTGAGCCGCCTGCAGGATCTGCTGCACGATCTCGGCCGCTGCGTGTCCGCGGCGACGGGCGCGCAAGGGCTCGAACGCGCGCTGCACAGCCTGCCGACCGTGATCCTCGTCGAAGCCGCGTTGCCCGACGCCAACGGCATGCAACTGTGCGCGGCGTTGAAGAAGGAACCGCGTCTCGAAGGCGTGCCCGTGCTGCTGATGACGGAAGGCGCCAACAGCGAGGCCACCGACTACGAACACGCGCTGCTCGATGGGCTCGCCGACAGCGTGCTGAACCACGCGTATCCGACCGTACTCAAGGCCCGCGTGAAGAACGCAATCGCGTCCGTGCACGCAGACCAGAAACGGATGGGCGCGATCCGCGAATACTGGCTCGCGGTCGAAAAAGCGGCGCGACGCGTCGAGCGGAAGGACGGCGAAGGCACCGTTCCCGAGTGA
- a CDS encoding response regulator, with amino-acid sequence MPTVLLVDDDVETLDAWQGVCEAHGYDTCSAVDGRAALDLLRERDVDIVVADWRMPVMSGSVLCYHVRNEQSLAEIVFILVSGEPSPPAFVYYDGFLRKPLDPSELLSAMDRLLLERAADGRRRRHHASAPRN; translated from the coding sequence ATGCCGACAGTGCTGCTTGTAGACGATGACGTTGAAACGCTGGATGCGTGGCAAGGCGTGTGCGAGGCGCATGGCTACGACACCTGCTCGGCAGTGGACGGACGCGCGGCCCTCGACCTGCTTCGCGAGCGCGACGTGGATATCGTCGTCGCCGACTGGCGCATGCCCGTGATGTCGGGCAGCGTGCTGTGCTATCACGTGCGCAACGAACAGAGTCTCGCGGAAATCGTATTCATTCTCGTGTCGGGCGAGCCGAGTCCGCCCGCATTCGTCTATTACGACGGCTTTCTGCGCAAGCCGCTCGATCCTTCCGAACTGCTGTCGGCGATGGACCGTCTGCTGCTGGAACGCGCCGCCGATGGCCGCCGCAGACGACATCACGCGAGCGCGCCACGCAACTGA
- a CDS encoding gamma-glutamyltransferase family protein yields the protein MTSFNWQNPYPTVRMPVFARNIVSTSQPLAAQAGLRMLWKGGNAIDAAIAAAAAITVVEPVSNGLGSDAFALVWDGKKLHGLNASGVAPAAWNVDYFKRKYGENNGVASQPVRGWDTVTVPGAIAGWEALHKQFGSLPFADLMEPAIEIAERGHAVASVVARKWAAAVPELKNQPGFADAFMPHGRAPEVSELIRMPGHAKTLRMLAEKGPRAYYEGEIAERIAAFSRECGGAMTLDDLRNYQPEWVEPIGKNYRGYTVHEIPPNGQGIAALIALGILEQFDVASMKVDGIDSQHLQIEAMKLAFADVYRYVADPRSMEVTPEQMLDDAYLKSRAKLIDPKRATQFGFGMPKAGGTIYLSAADERGMMVSFIQSNYMGFGSGCVVPEMGISLQNRGCGFSMDPKSPNVVEGGKRPFHTIIPAFLTQQVDGRQEAVMSFGVMGGDMQPQGHLQTVVRMLDYGQQPQAACDAPRWKVNRDFTIDIEAALEHGTAQELERRGHTIKSVYDPYMDFGSGQFIWKLDRNEPDRGYVAASDSRRDGLAAGF from the coding sequence ATGACAAGCTTCAACTGGCAGAACCCGTATCCGACCGTGCGCATGCCTGTGTTCGCGCGCAACATCGTGTCGACGTCGCAGCCGCTCGCCGCGCAGGCCGGCCTGCGCATGCTGTGGAAAGGCGGCAATGCAATCGATGCGGCCATCGCCGCGGCCGCCGCCATTACCGTCGTCGAGCCGGTGTCGAACGGACTGGGCAGCGATGCGTTCGCGCTCGTGTGGGACGGCAAGAAGCTGCATGGGTTGAATGCGTCGGGTGTCGCGCCCGCTGCGTGGAATGTCGACTACTTCAAGCGCAAATACGGCGAGAACAACGGCGTCGCGAGCCAGCCCGTGCGCGGCTGGGACACGGTCACTGTGCCGGGCGCAATTGCGGGCTGGGAAGCGTTGCACAAGCAATTCGGCTCGCTGCCGTTCGCGGACCTGATGGAGCCGGCCATCGAAATCGCCGAACGCGGTCACGCCGTGGCGAGCGTCGTCGCGCGCAAATGGGCGGCGGCCGTGCCCGAACTGAAGAACCAGCCGGGTTTCGCCGACGCGTTCATGCCGCACGGCCGCGCGCCCGAAGTCAGCGAACTGATCCGGATGCCGGGTCACGCGAAGACGCTGCGCATGCTCGCGGAAAAAGGTCCACGCGCGTACTACGAAGGCGAAATCGCCGAGCGGATCGCGGCGTTCTCGCGCGAATGCGGCGGCGCGATGACATTGGACGATCTGCGCAACTATCAGCCTGAGTGGGTCGAGCCGATCGGCAAGAATTATCGCGGCTACACGGTGCACGAGATTCCGCCGAACGGGCAGGGCATTGCCGCGCTGATCGCGCTCGGCATTCTCGAACAGTTCGACGTGGCGTCGATGAAGGTCGACGGGATCGACTCGCAGCACTTGCAGATCGAAGCAATGAAGCTCGCGTTCGCGGACGTGTATCGCTATGTCGCCGATCCGCGCTCGATGGAAGTGACGCCGGAGCAGATGCTCGACGACGCGTACCTGAAATCGCGCGCGAAGCTGATCGACCCGAAGCGCGCGACGCAATTCGGCTTCGGCATGCCGAAGGCGGGCGGCACGATCTACCTGTCGGCCGCCGACGAGCGGGGCATGATGGTCAGCTTCATCCAGTCGAACTACATGGGCTTCGGCTCGGGCTGCGTCGTGCCGGAGATGGGCATCTCGCTGCAAAACCGCGGCTGCGGCTTTTCGATGGATCCGAAGTCGCCGAACGTCGTCGAGGGCGGCAAGCGTCCTTTCCACACGATCATCCCGGCGTTCCTCACGCAGCAGGTGGACGGCCGGCAGGAAGCGGTGATGAGCTTCGGCGTGATGGGCGGCGACATGCAGCCGCAAGGGCATCTGCAGACGGTAGTGCGCATGCTCGACTACGGTCAGCAGCCGCAGGCCGCGTGCGACGCGCCGCGATGGAAGGTCAACCGCGACTTCACGATCGACATCGAAGCCGCGCTCGAACACGGCACGGCGCAGGAACTCGAACGCCGCGGCCACACGATCAAATCCGTCTACGACCCGTATATGGATTTCGGCTCGGGACAGTTCATCTGGAAGCTCGACCGCAACGAGCCGGATCGCGGTTACGTCGCTGCGAGCGACAGCCGACGCGACGGTCTCGCGGCAGGGTTCTGA
- a CDS encoding aldo/keto reductase, producing the protein MEYRHLGASGFKVPVLSFGTGTFGGKGEFFQAWGGSDVAEARKLVDICLDAGVTMFDSADIYSSGASESVLGEALKGRRDKTLISTKATFRFDENDPNSVGSSRFHLIKAVDAALKRLQTDYIDLFQLHGFDAKTPVEETLSTLNDLVRAGKIRYTGVSNFSGWHLQKSLDVAERYGYPRYVANQTYYSLIGRDYEWELMPLGIDQGVGAVVWSPLGWGRLTGKIRRGQPLPEQSRLHKTADMGPPVPDDYLYRVVDALDAIAEETGKTIPQIALNWLLQRPTVSTVLIGARNEEQLRQNLGAVGWNLTPEQVAKLDEASKVRPVYPYWHQEGFAERNPSPV; encoded by the coding sequence ATGGAATATCGTCATTTGGGCGCGTCAGGATTCAAGGTGCCCGTACTCAGCTTCGGCACGGGAACGTTCGGCGGCAAAGGCGAATTCTTTCAGGCGTGGGGCGGATCGGACGTCGCCGAAGCGCGCAAGCTCGTCGATATCTGTCTCGATGCCGGCGTCACGATGTTCGACAGCGCCGACATCTATTCGAGTGGCGCATCGGAATCCGTTCTCGGCGAAGCGCTCAAAGGCCGTCGCGACAAAACGCTCATCTCGACCAAAGCCACCTTTCGTTTCGATGAAAACGATCCCAATAGCGTGGGCTCGTCGCGATTCCATTTGATCAAGGCCGTCGATGCCGCGCTCAAGCGCTTGCAAACCGACTACATCGATCTCTTTCAGTTGCATGGCTTCGATGCGAAAACGCCTGTCGAAGAGACGCTATCGACGCTGAACGATCTCGTTCGCGCGGGCAAGATCCGCTATACGGGCGTGTCGAATTTCTCGGGCTGGCATTTGCAGAAATCGCTCGATGTCGCGGAGCGTTACGGTTATCCGCGTTACGTCGCCAACCAGACTTACTACTCGCTGATCGGTCGCGACTACGAATGGGAACTGATGCCGCTCGGCATCGACCAAGGAGTAGGGGCTGTCGTTTGGAGTCCGCTGGGTTGGGGCCGCCTGACGGGCAAGATCCGTCGCGGGCAGCCGCTGCCGGAGCAGAGCCGTCTGCACAAGACGGCCGACATGGGGCCGCCCGTTCCCGACGACTATCTGTATCGCGTCGTCGATGCACTGGATGCGATCGCGGAAGAAACCGGCAAGACGATTCCGCAGATCGCGTTGAACTGGCTGCTGCAACGGCCGACCGTATCGACGGTGCTGATCGGCGCGCGCAACGAGGAGCAATTGCGTCAGAACCTCGGCGCGGTCGGCTGGAACCTTACGCCGGAGCAGGTCGCGAAACTCGATGAAGCGAGCAAGGTGCGGCCCGTTTATCCGTACTGGCATCAGGAAGGTTTTGCGGAGCGCAATCCGTCCCCGGTATAA